Within Planococcus citri chromosome 2, ihPlaCitr1.1, whole genome shotgun sequence, the genomic segment TCTTATCTTGTGTAGAAAGACCATAAATGTCCAATATTATCTTGATTCGTAAACGTgttctgcaaaaaaatcacagtGATGAACTGATGACCAAAGcatttgatatatttttaactggtttaaattttttgcgaaGTTATCTAGTATTAAATgttattttgattatttgtatgtgttcatattttttaatttttcatgaaccGTTACAATATAGAAttctcaatgaaaaaattttccaagaaacaTGAAAGTTTTATTTAATATGGATAAGTAATTCAGAGGAACATTTTTATAGCAAGTAAACGATTTAcacagttgatgaaaaaaatcgagaacaACCGTTACATTCACGACAATGAACTaagattcaatatttttgactttttcagcCAGTTTATATATTTCGTGGAATGGTATTGATTTTCAGGATTACGACATTTATCTAAGAAATTACaatgaattttgagaaacaaaaaCTCAAATAAATTAGATTCATTCACATCGAGGAAACTGGCTGACATAACGTGAATATTTTTAACCAAGcttgcaaataattttttactatcATCTGGAAGAACAGTAGGTAAAAAGGATAAAAAGTGGTAACACAAGAAACGTCTATGATTCCACAATGCTTCGTGGTTATCATAAAATgagatcaaattttcattcaattcgaaaTCAGCTAAAAGAATACCGACTAGATAAAAATTACTATACTCGgatgtggtaaatttttgacaatactCGATTATTACATTTTCGTCGGATATCTTCAATACAGAGCCAATAAACTCGAAACCAGTCAGgatgattctttttttaaaattgttatcTACTAATTGCACGATATCTTCGGAAATCAATTTCTTGATAATAAATTGACGAAAATGAAGACCGCTGTAGTCTGATATGTTTCGATTAATCCAAGCAGTCGTTTGGTCCCATAATTCGACTGAAAGTTTGGCTGTGGTTTGAGTATCGGCGGAGTTGAGGTACCATATTCCATAATCCCATACTACGTGGTTATTAGTGTGACGACTAGCTGCATCTAAAATGAGATTCAAGTCATTTGACACAAAGTGAGTGTAGCTGATATGATTGTACACTTTGAGTAACCATTTTCTATAGTTTAAAGCATCTTGAGATTTTGGTTTATAAGTCAATactaattttgtgaaatttaattCGAAGGGTACATTCGATTTTCCAGCCAACAttgaagattttcgtttgttcCATAAGGTTTTGATGTTCGGATTTAATAGCAGAAGGATAAGAATTGAAGCGTCATAGCGAATGGAATCTCCAACTGTAAATAAATGTAAGTGTAATTAATTAAAGTTGCGTAGATCAGCACAAATTGGGtgtaaaatcaaattcaaaacatcaaacCTGAAGTTAGTTTGAATACAATATTGAACGCTTGGACGTACAGATCTTTGATACACCATGACTCGATTcccaaattttgttcaatacAGATTACTGGCAATGAATCATTTTCTTCTGGcttgaaaattacatcaaaactttttctaaaatgttgacaaaaaagaGTTATTAGGAGCAATAAATCATCAATAAAAtagtcaagttgaaaaaattatttacatacAACTGACTATCTCGTAAATGCTTCCAGATTTCTGTAAAGACTAGGTCGTAATTTAATGGCATTTTCTAGCCGAGAGCACACAAGTTGAATGATGATTGTTCATTGCTCACAACACTCACAACTTTCAATTATTTGtactttcaaagtttcaaatacattatattttttaattaaaaaataaaattgtagcaACTGATAAAAGTTCATCTGATATCGAATCGTATTGTGATTGGTTGTTAGTAAACATCAACTATTTTGTCAGCTGCGGGGGGAAGTGGTccatttttttcaggtattaaaaaaatttaaaatcacttcgtaaaattttattattattttttcttacaataCAAGTACAACAGCCTGTCGGAGCTGCAACTTGCAAGAGTATtggattttgtattttgtactcCTCTACTCCTAAAAAAACCTCTGATGTGATGTGGCTCTTTCCTTGCCCCTATGTTGAAGTATAGTTGAAGTTAAACATCATTACATTTACATTTTACCTTGCTAGGGTACTAGTGTTGAACTTTTACCTACTCTGTTCTCAGAgtactccaatttttttgagaattccatTTACTCTCATATCCTACTCTACTCTGCTCAGTCTTACTCATAGCACGTAGGTACTCTCTTGAATCTCTCCAGTCCAGCCTTACACATACTCCTACTCTTATTCTGCATCTGCACTCTCTCTcatataccttattttttttcattttgcaatttaggccaaaaaagcCGAGAATTTGCCcgtttttattgtaaaatttgaaattacgaaattagtaaaaactctcttgcaagttgcaatcagcgaatagccgacggcttgttttttaaaaaatatatttcagccaatttttcaaatcgtaaaaATGTTGGGTATACcttttaagtaggtaggcaataagaaaaaatttgaccaacactgtaggtaggtataataacaGTACCtacctgaataaaaaaaaattacttattttctttgagaaaaaggaaaaacgCTCTCGTTTATGTTAGTTTGgggatattgaatttttcaaataaattcttcAGTTAAGTActgtcaaaacccctaatttcggacactttttcacgtttttcgaaAAAGGCTTTAAAACGAGCGATTCAACTTGGTGTTTGTCTTCACATTCTCATAGAGTGTCATCGTGTGAATCGTTTTTGAgcatcaatttataaattttacgtgattttgtttatttaatttgaatccgaaaagtgtccgaaattaggtccaaggtaccctaatttcggacactttttctttaacgtgggaactcgaaaattttagttgaaaaagaaattatttacctcTGAAAAACAACTCCAATCAAAAACAGCTCGAATCATGATGTGAAATGTagagaaaaacgatttttcaaggaaatgttCAGCACTCTCATTATCCACTTTctcattagaaaaataagttggtaacattgaacaatttcttatcaaactcctttttgatgattttacgaCTCCGacttttacttttcagtatggtttttaggaaaatgagtgaaataatagtaTAATAtcttcatcaaaactgaaaacacttgaaaaaataccgtcgaactcgaaaaatacacatttgcaaGTGCATCAGTGTTACCCTTCCAAACTCGGTAAAGCGTTaaccaaagtgtccgaaataatgatccgtttcgcgactttttcagtttttaggatttaaataatagaaacaaaacgtgaaatttgataaatgaattttatttttaattaccagtGACTTCTTGATATTTTAGAGCGATTTTCGTGGTTATGAAAGCATTTGGATAGACTCTGTGAATAACTTTTTCCCCACACTTTACATGAAGCACTTTGTAAAGTCCATTTTAATGGCTAAATAAAtagtgtaaaatgaaaattcttacatCAGGGAGATTGTCCGTGATCTAAACTAATAGAAGAAGTGTTCACTTTTACTTGTACCCTTGGTTCTTATCAATAAAAGAGCAAAAACACTGAGTGTCCGAAATTACGTAccctgtccgaaattaggggttttgacagTAGATGAACATTACTGAATTTGAAAGGATTTTATTATGTTGATAATTTAGATATGAtgtattctgatttttttcttcttcaaattttttcttcattgctttgacgaatttttcgatcaattttactctcgattttcaaagtaggtaataggtatctctCTCAACAGTTAAGTTCATGAGTAGATAACTGATATTCAACAACGCGTGAATCCAAATTAATCATAAGATCCGGGGAACCTTTTTGCTAGGTCCTGTTGACCTGGCTGGTTTTGAAATTCGCCATGATCGGTTTCAGCATTTCATCATGTTTAGGTGAGATCTCCTTCAAGTTCACACTCGTGTCGgattttgttaaatttctatAATACATCTTGAATTCCATTGTTGTAGGGTACATAGATATTTAGATACCTAGTTaccaaatacttacctactcatcAGATCCAAAAAAGCTACATCCATAATATTCTGTTGAATATAATACAGTCTACGTTAAAAAAAAGACAGCGAATCGGCGAATACTGCGAAtagtttgatttgaaaaatcacctaTCGGCTATCTTATCCTAGATTCGAAATAAATCTGGTAAACCAGTCTACGTTTGTACTTTGTActatacttatacctatgtgTTGCAACTATAGCAACATCAAAAGAGCCTTGATCAACGTTGTAATATTCTTCTCATTCTCACTTCAGTCATATAGGTACTCAAAACCCCATTAGCacgtttgaaattgaattgtcgAAGGCCaccatacctagacctaccctaCTAGACCTAGAGGCGCCTCCCTAATTCAACATAAtcgttttttctattttctagaTACGGGATGTACTATTTGTTAAATAAATTGCCTACATGATGGATTCAAGGCGTagaacatttttctgaatttagcCATGTTTTGTTAGAAAAACAAGAAAGAAGTTGCGAGGTTGCGACTGCGACTGtatcgaaaattttctgatttaggccaaaaaaatgttcaaaatttgctgTAAACCAGTAGTAAAACGTCATAGAAATCACAGGTaatagttgataaaaaaaaattgaaatactaatgatgaaatatgaattataaaaaataaatacgtaatgTAGGTAATGCAATCtaattctaaatttaaattatgcaaaataaaatataaaatatacctaaataATATTACAAACAATCGTTATCGTCATACGTCACTGACGTCAGCGGACGTCAGTCGGAAGAAGAGATAGAAGAGAACGTCAGCTGCCTGCAGATATCATCCCCACTCTTTACTCCATTCTATGTATGTTCTTATCCCCACCACATTCCGATGAAACAACTACCATTACTATAACACTATCAGCACGATTTCCATGTACTATGTAGCAACATGTGTTCCTCAACTGACTCGGCTGTCGGCTCGGGCTCGGCTACTCCAATTCCAATTCTCCATTACCAATGGCAATTTTATTTGTGCGTTGTTGCAGCGATCCATTGAATGAAATATCGAAAAAGTGTTTGTTTCTATCTCACCTCACCCATGTGGTTGTATTTTCTTTGGTAACACGATGTTGACTTTTATTAGCCCATTTGAAGAATAAGTTGATGTTGATGTAATGATGTGTTTCTTCCTAAGAAATGCTCATAATTTCTGACCGCATAATCGACAAGAAAAGTGGTAAGTAAATGTACCACCTACTAACGACACTAACGTATCTATTTTCTAGGTTAATTACTTACATACTTGTGTTACTCAAAACTCACAAATACAATATTTACATTatttgtgccttttttcaagGTCACTTATTACCACCCGTGAATCAAGACAAATTGCGCGGAACGAGCTGCAATGTTTGAAAATCAGGAGGTTGTAAACACGCCCGAGATTGAAGCTCGCATCAAGAAACTCGAAAATGAGTTGAAGTCGTCCAAGGAAGAAATCATACAATGcgaaaaggataaaaaaaacttggttTCAGTAATTGAAAAACTACAGGAAAAATTCATGAACAATCAGCTCGATAGTATGATCAGTAAGCTCGAGTCGAATGTGTTATTATTCGATAAAGCAGTTGAAACCGCCAAACGAAATGTGTGTAAAGATAAATCAACTAATTTAAGCATCGCTAACGGAAAAATAGTTGATGATCGACAACGTATAGAAAGTGCACCTAATTCCGTTACTGATTTGCTTACCAAAGTTTCAGAAGCTCTCCATAATATTCGTAACGATGACCTATCCAGTTCGAGTAGCGATGATGAAAATAATACTGACTCTGAACAGTCTGATGATGACAACGAACCCGATTTGCGTAGTGGTGACGTATTAGAAAAAGTCACTGTTTCTTTAAATCGTTTACAAAACTGGGTCGATCAAATGCGCAACTCCGCTGACAAAGATAAAAGTGATCCgtccataaaaaataattcaaaatgcgATGAAGTTTTCACGATAAGTGATGAAGAAGATTCcgttcaatttgattttcagagtGTTGCGCATCCCAAGTGAGTAAACACGTCAACATTTGTTATTCTTTTAAACGAtcgtatttttaatatttgttatttttttagggCCTCAGCGTCAGCTGTCATCGAACTAACCGATTCAGAGGATTGTTTACTCCTGAGTGAAACCTCAGACAACGAAAGTTCTGAGAAAACTGACCAACCGCAAAGAAACGACTTTTCAGGtctctttaaaaaaacaactcatGTTGAGAAAGATTTGCCAGTTCAACCGGACGTGAAAATTGATGCATCTTGTGGTGAAAACTCAAACAATGTCTGCTCAAAAACTAACCAacagcaacaaaaattttcagatgttttGCAAAAACCGACTACTCGTGAATCTGATGGTTTGCCTGCAGAGATAGGTAAGGAAAGCGAGTTACTTCCTAGCGATGGTGTTAAGAAAGAAGTGCTTTCAACAACTAGTCAAAAAGGAACACCGTTCAGTGTGTTATTGAAACCAGTTCTCTCTGAATCCGGCGACGTACCAAGCTTGGCAGGTGAGAATGATTCACCTCAGAATGATAATTCAAACAAAGTATCTTTTTCGAAaactaatcaaaattcaaagaagcCAGCTGATTCGAAATCGGATACTTTGCCAATTCCAGTAGATGAAGAAGATATTCTGCTCCAAACTGATGATGACTCGGACGAAATCATTTTTTCGGAAGTTAATCCCAAAAAAATGGCATCTTACCGTAATTCACAAAATCGAGTTTTCATCAGACCTGATTTGTCGTTGACTCCTGCAGATAAGGAGGAtaatttacttcaaaattgcCATTCAAACGACGCTACTTACCAGAAAGTGAATCGCGATAAAATCTCAATTTCGGAAGATGAGGAAGATTTTCTACTCCGAAGCGATGATTCGAACAATGCTGTTTATCCGAAAATTAATCCTGAGAGGAAGTCTTTTCTTAATACATCGCAAAATCTAGCTACCGTCAAATCTGATGTTTCGTTCACTCCAGTACATAAGGAGGATAATTCACTCAAGAATAATCTCTCTAACGAATCTACCTACCAAAAGTCGAATCACGATAAAATCTCATTCTccggcatttttcaaaaaactgccgGAGTTGAATTTGGCGACTCGTCGACTCGAATGAGTACAAATGCAGAATTATCGCTCGATAAATCGATCAAGGCTGAATGTTCCAAGATCAAGAAAGAAGTTGAAGTTCGCGCTAAATTTGACGATTCGTCA encodes:
- the LOC135835661 gene encoding protein prenyltransferase alpha subunit repeat-containing protein 1-like, producing the protein MPLNYDLVFTEIWKHLRDSQLKSFDVIFKPEENDSLPVICIEQNLGIESWCIKDLYVQAFNIVFKLTSVGDSIRYDASILILLLLNPNIKTLWNKRKSSMLAGKSNVPFELNFTKLVLTYKPKSQDALNYRKWLLKVYNHISYTHFVSNDLNLILDAASRHTNNHVVWDYGIWYLNSADTQTTAKLSVELWDQTTAWINRNISDYSGLHFRQFIIKKLISEDIVQLVDNNFKKRIILTGFEFIGSVLKISDENVIIEYCQKFTTSEYSNFYLVGILLADFELNENLISFYDNHEALWNHRRFLCYHFLSFLPTVLPDDSKKLFASLVKNIHVMSASFLDVNESNLFEFLFLKIHCNFLDKCRNPENQYHSTKYINWLKKSKILNLSSLS
- the LOC135835658 gene encoding uncharacterized protein LOC135835658 isoform X1, translated to MFENQEVVNTPEIEARIKKLENELKSSKEEIIQCEKDKKNLVSVIEKLQEKFMNNQLDSMISKLESNVLLFDKAVETAKRNVCKDKSTNLSIANGKIVDDRQRIESAPNSVTDLLTKVSEALHNIRNDDLSSSSSDDENNTDSEQSDDDNEPDLRSGDVLEKVTVSLNRLQNWVDQMRNSADKDKSDPSIKNNSKCDEVFTISDEEDSVQFDFQSVAHPKASASAVIELTDSEDCLLLSETSDNESSEKTDQPQRNDFSGLFKKTTHVEKDLPVQPDVKIDASCGENSNNVCSKTNQQQQKFSDVLQKPTTRESDGLPAEIGKESELLPSDGVKKEVLSTTSQKGTPFSVLLKPVLSESGDVPSLAGENDSPQNDNSNKVSFSKTNQNSKKPADSKSDTLPIPVDEEDILLQTDDDSDEIIFSEVNPKKMASYRNSQNRVFIRPDLSLTPADKEDNLLQNCHSNDATYQKVNRDKISISEDEEDFLLRSDDSNNAVYPKINPERKSFLNTSQNLATVKSDVSFTPVHKEDNSLKNNLSNESTYQKSNHDKISFSGIFQKTAGVEFGDSSTRMSTNAELSLDKSIKAECSKIKKEVEVRAKFDDSSTQIGAEVNLSQSGKSRKKIVSVEGSQISPVVDYSSDSSTQSCEIVELFKQKDLPRNSTSSKFNNRGESSSHVLKRKDSCESDSLSTPPIPRDDLLGSDDSNEAEDSKMIEQSESFLRLLKRQMPDVEQDAKYEMDARKRFKYELYASYSSRSSSLRSSPSLNSFEEMRRRNRLPVWPCPVCEECFGDPFNLSRHLNNRHFGEEGVCSCSICGFVTPSVNSHKRHVNKYHGNAFLVDNRVQFLNEEHAYATKRDSAQLYH
- the LOC135835658 gene encoding uncharacterized protein LOC135835658 isoform X2, with product MFENQEVVNTPEIEARIKKLENELKSSKEEIIQCEKDKKNLVSVIEKLQEKFMNNQLDSMISKLESNVLLFDKAVETAKRNVCKDKSTNLSIANGKIVDDRQRIESAPNSVTDLLTKVSEALHNIRNDDLSSSSSDDENNTDSEQSDDDNEPDLRSGDVLEKVTVSLNRLQNWVDQMRNSADKDKSDPSIKNNSKCDEVFTISDEEDSVQFDFQSVAHPKASASAVIELTDSEDCLLLSETSDNESSEKTDQPQRNDFSGLFKKTTHVEKDLPVQPDVKIDASCGENSNNVCSKTNQQQQKFSDVLQKPTTRESDGLPAEIGKESELLPSDGVKKEVLSTTSQKGTPFSVLLKPVLSESGDVPSLAGENDSPQNDNSNKVSFSKTNQNSKKPADSKSDTLPIPVDEEDILLQTDDDSDEIIFSEVNPKKMASYRNSQNRVFIRPDLSLTPADKEDNLLQNCHSNDATYQKVNRDKISISEDEEDFLLRSDDSNNAVYPKINPERKSFLNTSQNLATVKSDVSFTPVHKEDNSLKNNLSNESTYQKSNHDKISFSGIFQKTAGVEFGDSSTRMSTNAELSLDKSIKAECSKIKKEVEVRAKFDDSSTQIGAEVNLSQSGKSRKKIVSVEGSQISPVVDYSSDSSTQSCEIVELFKQKDLPRNSTSSKFNNRGESSSHVLKRKDSCESDSLSTPPIPRDDLLGSDDSNEAEDSKMIEQSESFLRLLKRQMPDVEQDAKYEMDARKRFKYELYASYSSRSSSLRSSPSLNSFEEMRRRNRLPVWPCPVCEECFGDPFNLSRHLNNRHFGEEGVCSCSICGFVTPSVNSHKRHVNKYHGNAFLVDNRK